From Pseudomonas sp. stari2:
GTACTTCAAGCCGACCCGCGAACTGACCGCCGAAGACGTCAAGTTCAGCTTCGACCGCATGCTCGACCCGGCCAACCCGTGGCACAAGGTTGCCCAGAGCGGCTTCCCGCACGCCCAGTCGATGCAGCTGCCGAGCCTGATCAAGAAGATCGACGCACTCGACCCGCTGACCGTGCGCTTCACCCTCGACCACCCGGACTCAACGTTCCTGGCAACCCTGAGCATGGGTTTCGCCTCGATCTACTCCGCCGAATACGCCGACAAGCTGCTGAGGGCCAACGCGACCGACAAGCTCAACAGCCAACCCATCGGCACCGGTCCGTTCGTCTTCACCCGCTTCCAGAAAGACGCCTCGATCCGCTACAAGGCCAACCCGGACTACTTCGGCGGCAAGCCTGCGGTGGACCCGCTGATTTTCGCCATCACCCCGGACGCCAACGTGCGCCTGCAAAAGCTGCGGCGTAACGAATGCCAGATTGCCCTGTCGCCAAAACCACTGGACGTACAGGCGGCGAAGCAGGAGCCGACGCTGAAAGTCGAAAAGACTGACGCGTTCATGACCGCGTTCGTCGGCATCAACAGCCAGCATCCGCCATTGGACAAACCGGAAGTTCGTCAGGCGATCAACCTCGCTTTCGACAAGGCCAACTACCTGAAAGCTGTGTTCGAAGACACCGCCGAAGCTGCCAGCGGCCCGTACCCGCCGAACACCTGGAGCTACGCGAAGAGCCTGCCGGGCTACCCGCACGACGTGGAAAAAGCCAAGGCCTTGCTGGCCAAGGCCGGCCTGAAGGACGGTTTCCAGACCACAATCTGGACGCGTCCGTCCGGCAGCCTGCTCAACCCGAACCCGAGCCTCGGTGCACAGTTGCTGCAATCGGATCTGGCGGAAATCGGCATTCAGGCGGAAATCCGCGTGATCGAATGGGGCGAACTGATACGTCGTGCCAAGGCTGGCGAGCATGACCTGCTGTTCATGGGTTGGGCCGGCGACAACGGCGACCCGGACAACTTCCTCACCCCACAGTTTTCCTGCGCGGCGGTGAAGTCCGGCACCAACTTCGCCCGCTACTGCAACGCCGATCTGGACAAGCTGATCAGCGCCGGCAAAACCACCAGCGAACAAGGCGTACGCACCAAACTCTACGAACAGGCTCAGGCGCAGATCCAGCAGCAGGCGTTGTGGCTGCCACTGGCGCATCCGACGGCGTATGCGCTGACGCGCAAAGACGTGCAGGGTTATTCGGTGAGCCCCTTCGGTCGGCAGGATTACTCCAAGGTCACCCTCAAATAATCCGCCCCGGCTTGCAGCGACTGCAGTCGCTGCAAGCTACATCCAGCCACACTCCGCCATCGACAGCGGCTCCCCATCACCGACGATGAAATGATCGAGCACCCGCACGTCGATCAGCTCCAAAGTCTTCTGCAAGCGCTTGGTCAATAATCGATCAGCCTGGCTGGGATCGGTGTTTCCCGACGGGTGGTTGTGGCACAGGATCACCGCCGCCGCGTTGTTGGCCAGGGCACGTTTCACCACCTCACGGGGATGCACGGCGGTGTTGTCGATCGAGCCTCGAAACAGAGCCTCGAAGGTGAGCACTTGATGCTTGGAATCCAGAAACAGGCAACCGAAGACCTCATGCGGCTCGTGGCGCAGCATGGCTTTGAGGTAATCACGAACCACTTGTGGGTTTTCAAGCGCTGTTTTTTGCCGTGAACGTTCGGCCAGATGTCGTTTGCTCATTTCTTGAGCAGCTTGCAGCTGGGCAAACTTTGCAGGGCCGAGACCCAATTGCTTGCTGAATGCTTCCTGATCGGCCTCAAGCAACAATCTCAGACTGCCAAACTGATTCAATAGATGCCGCGCCAGATCGACTGCACTTTTTCCCGGCACACCGGTCCGCAGGAAAATCGCCAGCAGTTCAGCATCCGAAAGGCTCGCAGAGCCCTGTTCCAACAACCTTTCCCGCGGCCTTTCCGCCGCCGGCCAATCGCGAATACTCATACACGTTCCTTGTCTGTGGGCGCCGCTGTTCCATAGCGGTCGCTGTGATATCGTAGCCCATCTTTTTTGCGGGCGAATTCACCCTGGGGAGGGGGTTTCGCCACGCATGTCACCAACGAAATGAAAGGCAGACCTATGCAGCGGCTGTATCGGAAACGCATCGTTCTGGGCGTCGGCGGCGGCATTGCTGCCTACAAGAGCGCCGACCTTGTGCGCCGCCTGATCGATCAGGGCGCCGAAGTGCGCGTGGTCATGACCCGTGGCGGCAGCGAATTCATCACCCCGCTGACCATGCAGGCCCTGTCCGGCCACCCGGTTCACCTGGATCTGCTCGACCCGGCCGCCGAAGCAGCGATGGGCCACATCGAACTGGCCAAGTGGGCCGATCTGGTGCTGATCGCCCCGGCAACCGCCGACCTGCTCGCCCGTCTGGCCCAAGGCATTGCCAACGATTTGCTGACCACGCTGGTGCTGGCCACCGACGCCATCGTCGCAGTCGCTCCAGCCATGAACCAGGCCATGTGGCGCGACCCGGCGACCCAGGCCAACCTGCAACTCCTTGAAAGCCGTGGCCTGAAGACCTTCGGCCCGGCCTCCGGCAGCCAGGCCTGCGGAGACGTCGGCATGGGCCGCATGATGGAAGCCACCGATCTGGCCCAGCTCGCGGCGGACTGCTTCCAGCGTCAGGCACTGACCGGCAAGCACGTGGTGATCACCGCCGGCCCGACCCAGGAAAACATCGACCCGGTGCGCTACATCACCAACCACAGCTCCGGCAAAATGGGCTTCGCCCTGGCTGAAGCCGCGGTGGAAGCCGGCGCCCGCGTCACGCTGATCAGCGGCCCGGTGCACCTGCCGACGCCAGATCGCGTCACCCGCATCGACGTCGTCAGTGCCCGCGATATGCTCGCCGCCTGTGAAGCCGCGATCCCCTGCGACATCTTCATCGCCTCGGCGGCGGTCGCGGACTACCGTCCGGAAGTCGTCGCCCCGCAAAAATTGAAGAAAGACCCTACGAGCGGCGACGGCTTCGTCCTGCAAATGGTGCGCAACCCGGACATCCTGGCCACCATCGCGACCCGTCCCGACCGTCCGTTCAGTGTCGGCTTCGCCGCCGAGACCGAACACCTGCTCGACTACGCTGCACGCAAGCTGAAGGACAAGAATCTCGATCTGATCGTCGCCAACGACGTCGCCAACCCGAGCATCGGTTTCAACAGTGAAGAAAACGCCTGCAGCGTCATCGACCGTGGGCTGCACGCCACTGTTTTCGCCCAGACCAGCAAGAGCAAGATCGCTCGCCAGCTCGTCACTTTTATCGCCGAACGTCTGAACCAGGTTTAATTTACATGCACGCTTTGCAAGCCAAGATCCTCGACCCACGCATCGGCACCGAATTCCCGCTGCCGCAATACGCCACACCGGGCTCCGCCGGCCTCGACCTGCGCGCCATGCTGCAAGAGGACATCGTGATCAAACCGGGTGAAACCGTGCTGATCCCTACCGGGCTGTCGGTGTACATCGGCGACCCTAACCTCGCCGCGTTGATCCTGCCGCGCTCGGGCATGGGCCATAAGCACGGCATCGTGCTGGGCAATCTAGTCGGCCTGATCGACTCCGATTACCAGGGCCCGCTGATGGTCTCCTGCTGGAACCGTGGCCAGACCGAATTCACCATGCCGGTCGGCGAGCGTCTGGCGCAACTGGTGCTGGTACCGGTGGTGCAGGCGCACTTCGAAATGGTCGAAGAGTTCGTCGAAACCGAGCGTGGCGCTGGCGGTTTCGGCCATTCCGGTACCAAGTGATCGGTTAGAAATCCATCGTGGCGAGTGCGTGTTGCTTGCCACGAAATTCAAAATGTCATCTGCAAGGTTTAGCGCCGAAAATCAAGGCATTGGCAGGCCAAAGCCACGCCGTACAAGGCGTCATGGCCCTTTCACACCACGAACTCTCTGTGAAAACCGCCGTCATACCCTTCAGTTTGAGCTTGCCGTCGAATGAGTCGTCGGTGTGTCCAGCCACTTTCGAGATGGAGCATTTTCGCAGATGAGCACCCCCGCCCAAGTCGCCCCGAAGCTTCCCGACAGCATCTTCCGCGCCTATGACATTCGCGGCACCGTGCCGGAATTCCTCAATGGCGAAACCGCCTACTGGATCGGTCGCGCCATCGGCTCCCAGAGCCTGGCCCAGGGCGAACCGAACGTGTCTGTCGGCCGAGACGGCCGTCTGTCCGGCCCGGAACTGGTCGCAGAGCTGATTCGCGGCATCGCCGAAAGCGGCTGCCACGTCAGCGACGTCGGCCTGGTGCCGACGCCGGCGCTGTACTACGCCGCCAACGTGCTGGCCGGCAAATCCGGTGTGATGCTCACCGGCAGCCACAACCCGTCGAACTACAACGGCTTCAAGATCGTGATCGCCGGCGACACCCTCGCCAACGAACAGATCCAGGTTCTGCACGAGCGTATCAAGAGCGGCAACCTGAGCAGCGGCCAGGGCAGCGTGACCCAGGTCGAGATCCTCGACCGCTACACCACCGAAATCGTCCAGGACATCAAACTGGCCCGGCGCCTGAAAGTCGTGGTCGACTGCGGTAACGGCGCGGCCGGCGTAATCGCCCCGCAACTGATCGAAGCACTGAACTGCGAAGTCATCCCGCTGTTCTGCGAAGTCGACGGTAACTTCCCGAACCATCACCCGGACCCGGGCAAGCCTGAGAACCTCGTCGACCTGATTGCCAAGGTCAAGGAAACCAAGGCTGACATCGGCCTGGCCTTCGACGGCGACGGCGACCGCGTCGGCGTGGTGACCAACACCGGCACCATCGTGTTCCCGGATCGTCTGCTGATGCTGTTTGCCCGCGATGTGCTGGCCCGCAACCCGGGCGCGGAAATCATCTTCGACGTCAAATGCACCCGTCGCCTGATTTCGTTGATCAAGGAATACGGTGGCCAGTCGCTAATGTGGAAGACCGGTCACTCGTTGATCAAAAAGAAAATGAAGCAGTCCGGCGCGTTGCTCGCCGGAGAAATGAGTGGGCACATCTTCTTCAAGGAACGCTGGTTCGGTTTCGACGACGGCATTTACAGCGCCGCGCGGCTGCTGGAAATCCTCAGCAAGGAAAAATCCGACGCGGAAACGCTGTTCGCGACCTTCCCGAACGATATTTCCACGCCGGAAATCAATATCCATGTGACCGAAGAGAGCAAATTCAGCATCATTGATGCACTGCACGATGCGCAGTGGGGTCCAGGCGCCGACCTGACCACCATTGACGGCGTGCGGGTCGATTACGCCAAAGGCTGGGGCCTGGTGCGCGCCTCCAACACCACACCGGTGCTGGTGCTGCGCTTCGAGGCCGATGACGAGGCTGAATTGCAGCGCATCAAGGCTGTGTTCCATGCCCAGTTGAAACGCGTTGCACCTGATCTCCAACTACCGTTCTGATT
This genomic window contains:
- the radC gene encoding DNA repair protein RadC; the protein is MSIRDWPAAERPRERLLEQGSASLSDAELLAIFLRTGVPGKSAVDLARHLLNQFGSLRLLLEADQEAFSKQLGLGPAKFAQLQAAQEMSKRHLAERSRQKTALENPQVVRDYLKAMLRHEPHEVFGCLFLDSKHQVLTFEALFRGSIDNTAVHPREVVKRALANNAAAVILCHNHPSGNTDPSQADRLLTKRLQKTLELIDVRVLDHFIVGDGEPLSMAECGWM
- a CDS encoding ABC transporter substrate-binding protein, with protein sequence MRLAALPLLFAPLLLSPLAQAAALSVCTEASPEGFDVVQYNSLTTTNASADVLMNRLVDFDTTSGKVVPSLADSWEVSTDGLTYIFKLHPQVKFHSTEYFKPTRELTAEDVKFSFDRMLDPANPWHKVAQSGFPHAQSMQLPSLIKKIDALDPLTVRFTLDHPDSTFLATLSMGFASIYSAEYADKLLRANATDKLNSQPIGTGPFVFTRFQKDASIRYKANPDYFGGKPAVDPLIFAITPDANVRLQKLRRNECQIALSPKPLDVQAAKQEPTLKVEKTDAFMTAFVGINSQHPPLDKPEVRQAINLAFDKANYLKAVFEDTAEAASGPYPPNTWSYAKSLPGYPHDVEKAKALLAKAGLKDGFQTTIWTRPSGSLLNPNPSLGAQLLQSDLAEIGIQAEIRVIEWGELIRRAKAGEHDLLFMGWAGDNGDPDNFLTPQFSCAAVKSGTNFARYCNADLDKLISAGKTTSEQGVRTKLYEQAQAQIQQQALWLPLAHPTAYALTRKDVQGYSVSPFGRQDYSKVTLK
- the dut gene encoding dUTP diphosphatase, with product MHALQAKILDPRIGTEFPLPQYATPGSAGLDLRAMLQEDIVIKPGETVLIPTGLSVYIGDPNLAALILPRSGMGHKHGIVLGNLVGLIDSDYQGPLMVSCWNRGQTEFTMPVGERLAQLVLVPVVQAHFEMVEEFVETERGAGGFGHSGTK
- the coaBC gene encoding bifunctional phosphopantothenoylcysteine decarboxylase/phosphopantothenate--cysteine ligase CoaBC, producing MQRLYRKRIVLGVGGGIAAYKSADLVRRLIDQGAEVRVVMTRGGSEFITPLTMQALSGHPVHLDLLDPAAEAAMGHIELAKWADLVLIAPATADLLARLAQGIANDLLTTLVLATDAIVAVAPAMNQAMWRDPATQANLQLLESRGLKTFGPASGSQACGDVGMGRMMEATDLAQLAADCFQRQALTGKHVVITAGPTQENIDPVRYITNHSSGKMGFALAEAAVEAGARVTLISGPVHLPTPDRVTRIDVVSARDMLAACEAAIPCDIFIASAAVADYRPEVVAPQKLKKDPTSGDGFVLQMVRNPDILATIATRPDRPFSVGFAAETEHLLDYAARKLKDKNLDLIVANDVANPSIGFNSEENACSVIDRGLHATVFAQTSKSKIARQLVTFIAERLNQV